A genomic window from Solanum stenotomum isolate F172 chromosome 10, ASM1918654v1, whole genome shotgun sequence includes:
- the LOC125841715 gene encoding early nodulin-93-like codes for MPPITEEQKNQDVQDIIQDGFKGAATTCALTSVVVFASTRYCPWAKANINYAGKTFIISALTAASFAFSAEQSIMKKHRGQDRWDSP; via the exons atgccACCAATTACAGAAGAACAGAAAAATCAAGACGTTCAAG ACATCATTCAAGATGGATTTAAAGGAGCTGCCACTACATGTGCTCTTACTTCTGTAGTTGTG tttgcTTCTACTCGTTATTGTCCATGGGCTAAGGCAAATATAAATTATGCTGGTAAAACATTCATCATATCTGCAT tgaCTGCAGCTTCTTTTGCCTTCAGTGCTGAACAGTCTATAATGAAGAAGCATCGTGGTCAAGATAGGTGGGACTCACCATGA